The Geminocystis sp. NIES-3708 genomic sequence AAAGGCAAAATGGTAGCTATTCCTAGAGAAATTGTCACAAAAGTTCAACTAGAGAATAACCAAGAAAAAGACTAAAAAAATTAATTATTAATTATCAACTATTCACTATAAATTATTAACTATTATGAGTATCGTTAAATTACCGGGTTTAAAAATGCTGATTGAAGAAATCAGTAAAAGTCATAACTTACCAGAAAATTCTGTGAAAGAAGCCTTGAGAGAGGCACTATTTAAAGGTTATGAGCGTTTTCGTCGTTCAAAACAGACCAATTCTCATCCTTTTGGAGATGACTATTTCGATAATTTTAGACTAGAGCTTGATGTCGAAGAAGAAGGATTCAGAGTTTTAGCACTGAAAATGGTTACGGAATCAGTACAAGAACCTGACCATCAAATTTCCTTAGATGAGGTACAAGAGTTCAATGACGAAGTACAGCTTGGAAACGAAGTTTTAGTTGATGTAACTCCTGAACAAAAAGACTTTGGACGTATGGCGGCTATACAAACTAAACAGGTATTGCAACAAAAATTAAAAGATCAACAAAGGGCTATTATTCAAGAGGAATTTAAAGAATTAGAAGGGACAGTTTTACAAGCAAAGGTACTTCGTTTTGAACGTCAATCTGTGATTATGACTCTTCAAAGTGCCCATGGAAGACCAGAAGTTGAAGCTGAATTACCCCATCATGAACAGATTGCCAGTGATAATTACCGTGCAAATGCTAGTTTTAAGGTTTATCTCAAAAAAGTCCGAGAAGGCTCTCAAAGAGGACCTCAACTGCTGGTATCTCGTGCTGATGCTGGTTTAGTCGTTTATCTTTTTGATAATGAAGTCCCTGAATTTGAAGAAGGAGTTGTCCGAATTGTGGCGATCGCCAGAGAAGCAAATCCTCATAATCGTTCTGTGAATGCTCGAACAAAAATTGCGGTGGATACCTTAGAAAGAGACGTTGATCCAGTGGGAGCGTGTATTGGAGCAAGGGGATCACGTATTCAAGCAGTGGTAAATGAACTTAAAGGCGAAAAAATAGACGTAATTCGTTGGTCACCTGATCCAGCTACTTATATTGCTAACTCTTTAAGTCCAGCTCAAATTGATCTGGTAAAATTAATTAATCCAGAAGAAAAACAATCTTTGGTCATCGTACCAGATAATCATTTAAGTTTAGCTATCGGTAAAGAAGGGCAAAATGTTCGTCTTGCAGCACGGTTGACAGGTTGGAAAATTGACATCAAATCAAAGTCAAAATACGCTGATGAAGAATCTGAATAAACAAAAAAATTATCGACGCTGTATCAGTTGTCATAAAGTCGGAGAGCGAAAAGAATTTTTGCGTATTGTCAGAGTTTATCCAGAGCAAAAAGTTTCTTTAGATCAGGGTATGGGAAGATCTGCTTATATTTGTCCTCAAGCTCAATGTTTGAATTTAGCTCAAAAAAAAAAGCGTTTACCGAGGGCTTTAAAAACGGATATTCCCCTAGAAATTTATGAAAGACTTTGGCAAAAACTAGAATATCAAGAAAAAATGGACAAGTAGAAGAAAAAATATTAGTTATTAATTGTTCATTATTAATTATTCATTGTTACTCACTTTTTCAGAAAAATTATCATAATAGTAGATATTGATCAATAGGATTATAAAAATAACCAAAGCCTATTGAACAGTTAATTATTAAATTTAATATTTAAGATCTAATTAAAATTTACCAAAAACGGTTATAATATAGTACACTTAGGGCAATTTGTGGATGAAAAACGGAAAAGTAAGAATATACGATTTATCAAAAGAGCTTGCGTTAGATAATAAGGACGTATTAGATATATGTGCCAAATTATCCATTGATGTGAAAAATCATAGTAGTACCATCACTGAATCTCAAGCTCAGAATATAAAAGAAGCAGCCAAAAACTATCATATGACATCTGCCAATAACCAAGTCAAAAAAAATATCAGTAAAGAATCAAAAAATCCTCCTGCGTCAGACTTGAAACCAAAAAATAAAAAACCCGAAATACTAGCTATATATTCTAGTAACAATACTGAAACATCAACCTTGGAGAACCCAAAGGAAAATCTTACCCTTTTAACTCCTCCCCGTCCTCAGATGCCCTCATCTTCTGGGGAAAATGCTTCTGTAAAAGTAACACCATCAGTATCTAGTCCAGAAAAAGAACTCAAAGGATCACCCCCACGACCTCAAATAAGTGGAAATAAACCAGCAACTAAGTCAATTCCTATCACTCATATTGATAAATCAAAGAGTAATGAGAATAAATTATCAGTGGAAATTCCTGAGAAAAACTCTGCTTCTAATGAGGATGATAAAAGACCAAAACCAAAAATTAATAATAAAAATAAAACTAATCCTCCTCGTCGTTCAAAAAATGGTCAACCTCGAAAGGAAGGAAATGAAACCATTGAAGTTATAGATCAAGAACCAACCATAAAACCTGTTAAAAAACCTTTAACCTCTAAGGAGGAAAATTTTACAGGCATTGAAAATAAAGCAACTCCAAAACCAAAATTACACAGACCTCCTCAACGACCTGCGGCTATTATTGAAACAGATTTGGATGTTGATGATGATTTGGAAGAAAAGTCTCTCACTCCAGATGATGATTTTGAATCAGAACCCATCTTACTAGAAAAACCCACAAGAGCGAAACAAAAACCGAAAAAACCTTTAAATAAAGGCGAAGAAGCTACTTGGGAAGATGATGATGATTCTAAAGAAAGTAAGAAAACCGTTAAAAAACGTCGCTCTTTAGTTATTGATGACGATGATGATGATTTAGATGATCTCTTAGATGATGATCTTGATGAGAGTCTTAGTCTAGCTTTAGCTCGTCCCGAAAAACTCGCTAGTGAGCAACCAAAAGCACCAGAAAAAAGTCGTGCGCCGAGAAGACAAAAACCAAAATTAGATAAAACTGATTTTAAAGCAGATAAAAAACTAAAATCAGATAAGCAAGAATTACCAGAATTTATTATTCTCAAACAAAATCCTACTTTAAGGGATTTAGCTGAATTACTCAATACCCCTGATACAGAAATCATTAAGTTACTTTTCTTTAAAGGTATTGCGGTTAATATTACTGAAACTCTCGATCTCGAAATTGCAAAAATTGTTGCCTCTGATTTGGGTGTCGAAGTAATCACGGAAGAGGAAAAAGCCAGTGCTGCCAAAACCGAGATGATTATGGAAACAGATTTGGACAAATTACAAAATCGTCCTCCTGTTGTCACTATCATGGGTCACGTGGATCATGGTAAAACTACCTTGTTGGATTCCATTAGAAACACAAAAGTTGTACAAGGAGAAGCTGGGGGAATTACTCAGCATATTGGTGCATATCATGTGGATGTGGAACATGAAGGCAAAACTCAACAAATTGTATTCTTAGATACTCCCGGTCATGAAGCCTTTACTGCAATGCGTGCAAGGGGAGCAAAAGTTACAGATATAGCTGTTTTAGTGGTAGCGGCTGATGATGGTGTCAGACCTCAAA encodes the following:
- the nusA gene encoding transcription termination factor NusA is translated as MSIVKLPGLKMLIEEISKSHNLPENSVKEALREALFKGYERFRRSKQTNSHPFGDDYFDNFRLELDVEEEGFRVLALKMVTESVQEPDHQISLDEVQEFNDEVQLGNEVLVDVTPEQKDFGRMAAIQTKQVLQQKLKDQQRAIIQEEFKELEGTVLQAKVLRFERQSVIMTLQSAHGRPEVEAELPHHEQIASDNYRANASFKVYLKKVREGSQRGPQLLVSRADAGLVVYLFDNEVPEFEEGVVRIVAIAREANPHNRSVNARTKIAVDTLERDVDPVGACIGARGSRIQAVVNELKGEKIDVIRWSPDPATYIANSLSPAQIDLVKLINPEEKQSLVIVPDNHLSLAIGKEGQNVRLAARLTGWKIDIKSKSKYADEESE
- a CDS encoding YlxR family protein, with protein sequence MKNLNKQKNYRRCISCHKVGERKEFLRIVRVYPEQKVSLDQGMGRSAYICPQAQCLNLAQKKKRLPRALKTDIPLEIYERLWQKLEYQEKMDK
- the infB gene encoding translation initiation factor IF-2, with translation MKNGKVRIYDLSKELALDNKDVLDICAKLSIDVKNHSSTITESQAQNIKEAAKNYHMTSANNQVKKNISKESKNPPASDLKPKNKKPEILAIYSSNNTETSTLENPKENLTLLTPPRPQMPSSSGENASVKVTPSVSSPEKELKGSPPRPQISGNKPATKSIPITHIDKSKSNENKLSVEIPEKNSASNEDDKRPKPKINNKNKTNPPRRSKNGQPRKEGNETIEVIDQEPTIKPVKKPLTSKEENFTGIENKATPKPKLHRPPQRPAAIIETDLDVDDDLEEKSLTPDDDFESEPILLEKPTRAKQKPKKPLNKGEEATWEDDDDSKESKKTVKKRRSLVIDDDDDDLDDLLDDDLDESLSLALARPEKLASEQPKAPEKSRAPRRQKPKLDKTDFKADKKLKSDKQELPEFIILKQNPTLRDLAELLNTPDTEIIKLLFFKGIAVNITETLDLEIAKIVASDLGVEVITEEEKASAAKTEMIMETDLDKLQNRPPVVTIMGHVDHGKTTLLDSIRNTKVVQGEAGGITQHIGAYHVDVEHEGKTQQIVFLDTPGHEAFTAMRARGAKVTDIAVLVVAADDGVRPQTKEAISHARAAKVPIVVAINKVDKPDANPDRVKQELVDLQLVPEDWGGDTVMVPVSALNGQNLDTLLEMIVLVSEMEQLSANPDRLAKGTVIEAHLDRARGPVATLLVQNGTLRVGDVIVAGSVSGKIRAMIDDRGDKVEAATPSFAVEILGLNEVPAAGDEFDVYKNEKEAKAIAESRASDQRDTRLQQAMSSRRVTLSTLSAQAQQGELKELNLILKADVQGSVEAILGSLKQLPQKEVQIRVLLSNAGEITETDVDLAAASGAVIIGFNTTLAPNARQAAEQEGVDIREYNVIYKLLDEIEGAMEGLLDPEEVEESLGTAQVRAVFAVGKGAVAGCYVTSGKVVRNRLIRVLRNGKVVYSGNLDSLRRVKDDVKEVASGFECGIAINKFSDWQDGDQIEAYEMVFKRRTLTQ